Within Microbacterium oryzae, the genomic segment CCGGTGAGCGACTCCGCCGTTCCGATGCTCCAGTTGCGCGCGCTCAGGCGCCGCAGCAGCTCGTTCGCGACAGCGAGGGTCTCGCGTTCGATGTCACTCATGGGCCTCGCCCTTCGCACCCCGCGCCTGCGCGACGACGTAATCGATTCCGCTGGCGACCGTGAGGACCACGACCACCCACATCAGGATCTGCGTGACGAGCGAGAAGGCGCCCTCCCCGATGACCAGCCAGATCGGCAGCAGGGCCCAGCCCAGCGCCACGCCCTGGAAGGCGGTCTTCACCTTGCCCATCCAGGCCGCGGCGACGACGTGCTGTCGCGCGACGACGAACCGATGGATCGTGATCCCCCACTCCCTCACCAGGATGATCACGACCATCCACCACGGCATCTCGTCGAGGATCGCGAGGCCGACGAACGCGGCGCCGGTGAGGAGCTTGTCGGCGATGGGGTCCCAGAGCTTGCCGAAGTCGCTCACGAGGTCGTAGCGCCGGGCGAGATACCCGTCGACCCAGTCGGTCGAGATCGCCACGATGAAGAGCACGGCCGCGATCCACCGCAGCGCGAGGTCGTGCTCGCCCAGCCGGCCGCCCAGGAGCAGCACGATGAAGAACACCACCGCGAGCGGGATGCGCACGACGGTGAGGATGTTCGGCAGCTGCCGTGGGATGGCCATGGCCTCAGTCTCTCAGTACCGCGGCTCGTCGCGCCCCGTGAGACCCCACGCGTCTTCCGACTCGCTCTCGTCGACGGTCTCGTGGCCGGCGAACTGCGCCTCGATCGGATCCTCCGCGTAGCGGTCGTCGTCGGCCGGCACCGCCACGGCAGCCGGCTTCTCCTCCGCCGCGCCGCCCGCCTGATCGGCCGGCGGCTCCTCGCCGCGCAGCTTCGCCAGCACGCCCGCGAGCTGCTCGGGCTTGACGAGCACGTCGCGCGCCTTCGAGCCCTCGGACGGGCCGACGATCTCGCGCGACTCCAGCAGGTCCATCAGGCGCCCCGCCTTCGCGAACCCCACGCGGAGCTTGCGCTGCAGCATCGAGGTGGAGCCGAACTGGCTGGACACGATGAGCTCGGCGGCGGCCAGGAGGAGCTCGAGGTCGTCGCCGATGTCCTCGTCGACCTCCTTCTTCTTCGGCTCCAGCGCCTCCGCCACGTCGGAGCGGTACTCCGGACGCGCCTGCCCGGTGACGTGCGCGACGACCTTCTCGATCTCGTCCTCGGTGACCCACGCGCCCTGCACGCGCAGCGCCTTGGACGACCCCATCGGCGAGAACAGGGCGTCACCCTGGCCGATGAGCTTGTCGGCGCCGGGCTGGTCGAGGATGACGCGGCTGTCGGTGACGCTGGTGACGGCGAAGGCGAGACGGGATGGCACGTTCGCCTTGATGAGGCCCGTCACGACGTCGACGGACGGGCGCTGCGTGGCCAGCACCAGGTGGATGCCCGAGGCGCGCGCGAGCTGGGTGATGCGCACGATCGAGTCCTCGACGTCGCGCGGGGCCACCATCATCAGGTCCGCGAGCTCATCGACGACCACGAGGAGGTACGGGTACGGCTTCAGCACCCGCTCGCTGCCGGTCGGCACGTCGACGTCGCCGGCGACCACGGCGCGGTTGAAGTCGTCG encodes:
- the pgsA gene encoding CDP-diacylglycerol--glycerol-3-phosphate 3-phosphatidyltransferase, whose product is MAIPRQLPNILTVVRIPLAVVFFIVLLLGGRLGEHDLALRWIAAVLFIVAISTDWVDGYLARRYDLVSDFGKLWDPIADKLLTGAAFVGLAILDEMPWWMVVIILVREWGITIHRFVVARQHVVAAAWMGKVKTAFQGVALGWALLPIWLVIGEGAFSLVTQILMWVVVVLTVASGIDYVVAQARGAKGEAHE